A genomic region of Papaver somniferum cultivar HN1 chromosome 7, ASM357369v1, whole genome shotgun sequence contains the following coding sequences:
- the LOC113300272 gene encoding uncharacterized protein LOC113300272, producing MDESSEIRSPKIELNCLVNTEEEENEEEEKVLVELERNGGNQTPTPRRRKSFCSDHEFHSLNALEILQETIRILRYNSSGFMIIAALLICPVCAVVLSNVFVDQSVMKRLTIRLLLVARSSGIPLRPLVKVSCQRLAEMTLSAIFCFPMYITLSLLSKAAIVYCVDATYLRRKFDLFNFFSSIVKIWKRLVITYMWVCMVVAGVLALFLLLLVAVCNVFTIFGCPSHLIIYPALGVGLVFSVMFANAIIICNLAIVISVLEVVSGPEALLRSGVLIRGQTQVGLLIFLGSTIGMAFVEGLFEHRVKTLSYGDGSSRIWEGPLLVIMYSFVVLIDSMMSAVFYFTCRLSNIDTSEEDGHTLVEAAASSPVSLSVQ from the coding sequence aTGGATGAATCTAGTGAAATAAGAAGCCCCAAGATTGAATTAAATTGTTTGGTtaatactgaagaagaagaaaatgaagaagaggaaAAGGTGTTAGTGGAATTAGAGAGAAATggaggaaaccaaacaccaactCCACGAAGAAGAAAGAGCTTTTGTTCAGATCATGAGTTTCATTCATTGAACGCATTAgaaattttacaagaaacaataCGGATTCTTAGATACAATTCATCTGGATTTATGATAATTGCAGCTTTACTAATATGTCCTGTTTGTGCTGTTGTGTTGTCTAATGTTTTTGTGGATCAATCAGTTATGAAGAGATTAACTATACGTCTTCTATTGGTTGCAAGATCAAGTGGGATTCCGCTAAGGCCATTAGTTAAAGTATCTTGTCAACGTTTAGCCGAAATGACACTTTCTGCTATCTTTTGTTTCCCAATGTATATCACATTGTCACTGTTATCCAAAGCAGCAATTGTTTACTGTGTAGATGCTACTTATCTCAGGAGGAAATTTGATTTGTTTAACTTCTTTTCGAGTATTGTCAAGATTTGGAAGCGTCTTGTTATAACATATATGTGGGTGTGTATGGTGGTTGCTGGTGTTTTAGCTTTGTTTCTACTTCTGCTTGTAGCTGTTTGCAATGTGTTCACTATTTTCGGGTGCCCgtctcatttgattatctatcctGCACTTGGGGTTGGATTGGTTTTCTCGGTTATGTTTGCaaatgcaattattatatgcaaTCTTGCCATTGTGATATCGGTTCTGGAGGTTGTGTCAGGTCCAGAAGCTTTGTTAAGGTCTGGGGTTTTAATTCGAGGACAAACTCAAGTGGGTCTTCTAATATTTCTCGGATCAACAATAGGGATGGCATTTGTTGAGGGTTTGTTTGAGCATAGAGTTAAGACATTGAGTTATGGAGATGGGTCTTCTAGGATATGGGAAGGTCCTCTATTGGTGATTATGTATTCGTTCGTTGTGCTTATTGATTCTATGATGAGTGCAGTTTTCTATTTCACTTGTAGATTATCTAATATAGACACTTCAGAAGAAGATGGACATACATTGGTAGAAGCTGCAGCCAGTTCACCGGTATCATTGAGTGTTCAGTAA